The following DNA comes from Deltaproteobacteria bacterium.
GCGCTGAACCGGTTGAGACATACCGAAGATTGATAACCAGGGCGTAACAGTAAAAAAACTCGGCAAAATGGCGGGCATGACCATCATGGGCCTTTTCCTGAAGCAGTTTCCTTCTTCATGATCTGGCTTCTGAGCCAATGATATCTGATTGCATATGGAGTGTTATACGGCTATAGTAGCCATTAAAATATCAGCATAAAATTTGTTTACCAGGGAGGCGATCATGATCAAAACGGCCATTACCGAGATGTTCAAGATTAAGTATCCCATCATTTGCGGCGCCATGATGTGGATTGCCAAACCGAAGCTGTGCGCCGCCATATCGAATGCCGGCGGTATGGGCAATCTTACGGCGGCAAACTTCGAAACCGAGCAGGACTTTAAAAACGCAATCCTTGAGACCAGAAAGCTCACGGATCAACCCTTCATGGTGAACGTGACCATCCTACCATCGGTGCGTATTACGACTGAACACTATAAGATGTATTTCCGCGTCTGTGCGGAAGAGAAGGTCGCGGGTATCGAAGTCTCCGGCACCCCGATTGATCGGGCCTGCGGCATGGAATACGTCGAGATGTTGAAAAAAGCAGGGGTCAAGCTCTTTCACAAGGTCGGAGCGGTCCGGCATGCGGTCCACGCCGAAAAGGCGGGGTATGACGGCATCTATGCCGCCGGGATTGAAGAGGGAGGCCATCCCTTAAATGATGACGTGACAACAATGCTGCTCACCCCGCGAATCGTGGAATCCGTATCTATTCCGGTCGTTACCGTTGGAGGAATCGCCAACGGGAAAACCCTGGCCGCCGCCCTGATGCTTGGGGCCGAAGGAGTCATGATGGCCAGCCGCTTCATGGCCACCAAGGAATGCGAGGTTCATGAAGGCATCAAGCAGGAGCTCGTGGACCGCCAGGAGAACGACACTACCCTCATTTTCAAATCCATCGGTCTCCAAGGCAGGGCTTTAAAAAATAGGACTGTCGGACAAATTCTTGAAATTGAAGGCAAAGACGGGGGCCTCGAGGAGCTCATGCCTCTCATGGCCGGGGAGCGCAGCAAGGAGGCCTGGGAAATAGGGGATATTGACGCAGCGCCAATGATGGTCGGACAATCCATCGGGCTGATCCACAACGTCCCGACCTGTACTGAGCTTCTGGATAAAATGATGGCCGAAGCCCAGGAGCAGCTCCAGAACGTATATAACCGGATGCAAAAAACCTAGGCGGCCGAAACAGCGAAAAGCTGATTGAAAAAATCAGATGAAGAGTGGTCGTCCGTTAAAGTGGAGATGACCATCGTGCATGGAGAAGCGACGTATCAAAAGGAGAAATAGGAGATTCCCCGATATAATGAGCGAAGGACAGGAAATAAGAAGCTCTTAAAAACGCATTTCCTAAGAGCATTAATGACCGTCAGCAGGGTCTGGCAGCGGTTTACAACCAAATCTGATTGAATTATCTTTAATCCCTCAGCCATCTCCTAAATCAGCCGGTCAATAACGCTGCCTTTGGCTTGCAGGTAATAAAAAGACTGCGTCTCTTCCATTCCTCTGAGGCCGTTCTGGGCTTCAGGAACCGCTGGAAATTCTGACCTCACGGCGCTCAACTCTTCAGACCCGGCTAATTCACCTGCCAATCGTAAGGCCTTAACAACCTGCGCCTGCTCGACTGTTGTCAGCCCGGCTGGAGGGGGTGTGAGGGATTTTGGACCGGTCCGCGGGATGATAAAAGGCTCTGATTTAGAACGCTCACGAATCAGCCTGGCAATCGTATTGGAATTTTCCAGTCGCGCCCGGACCTGGGCATTTTCCAGCCGGGTAATGATTCTCGCATTTTCCAATAAGGAAGTAGTCTCAGCGGCATACATTTTTACTTGAGCCTTACATCAACCTTTTGTTTAGTAATTCTAACAAAAAACCTTAATTTTTTCAAGCAATAATCAGAAGTGATGCTTGGCAGGAGCGATAGTTGAGGAAGGCGGCGGGCCAGGGGCGCGCTGCCTTTAAGGAGCAAGTACGCGCCATGGCCAGCGCCGTTGTTCATGCAGCCTCTTTTACCTTTCTATTCATCAATTCCTTTTTATGTTCTTAGTGGTTCTTAATAATTGATTCCAGTGAAGCAGTCAGAGCCGAGGCCACCGGCTCCAGCAGTTTCGGGGCCGTGGTTTCAGGGCCGTCTGCAGGCGTATGAAAGAAATGATGACCGCCAAAAAAGCCGAAACTTCGATATCCTTTTTCGAGCACCCCCATCAGTTCACCGCGCGCTGCTCCCGTTTTTGGAGTCAGGCTCGGCATGCTGGCAAATGCGCGCTTGAGCGCCGGTATGAATTCAGGGCTTGAGATCAAGGATATTCGCGGCGAGATTCCATCCTGTTCTAAAAAAATCCCATTATGTTTCCAGTTCCAGGTCGCGATAGACGCCCCGAGATGAAGCCAGCAGATCACCTTGCCCGGCGGGGGTAATTCGCCTTTTTCCAGAATTTGATGCAGGCCCATATTCCCAAGCTCATGGCCGGAGTTCGAGAGGAAGAGCCAGCTCGGTCCAAACGAAAGTTCGCTCGCCCAGCGCGCCAGATCGAGAAAAAGCGCCACGCCCGGTCCCCGCTCACCGGCGCAGCGGAACCATCCGCTCTGAGGGGTAGTGACGACAATCCAGGATTCATCGCGCTTTAATTTCCCGATCACGTTCCTGGCCTCAGCCTCAGCTTCATCACGGCCAGTAACAAGTAAGGCCGCCATTGCATGCCGTTGGGCGGCATTCTTCAGGGAAACTCTTTCTTTCGCCCCCACCAGCACCACCGGTATGGGCCAGGATTCCTGACTGAAGGGCGAAAAGGCATTGCTGACGAAAACCTCCCCGGACAGGCTGGGGTTGTATCCTAACACGGCTAAAGCCCCCTCTTTGGCAAGCCCCTTAATAAGTCTCGCATGGTCGCTCTCAGGCGTCACAAACCATTGATCAAATTTTACCAGCACGATTTTATCCCTGACTGCCTGAGTTTCCCGTTCCTCTTGAAACAAAACGAGGGGGGCACGAACAGGTTCAGCGCCGGTGGCCTTGGGGAACCAGAGGGGGAAGCATTCCCTTGTTTTGGCTTCAACTTCCAACTCACATTTTTCAATAAAAAACTGCCTGAGCCTCCATTTTAAAAACCCCGCCTTAAAACCAGCCGCGCTGAGACGGTCCGCAATCCAGGAAGCTGTTTTTAAATCAGCCTCAGTCGCGGTCCGATGCTCGCCCATCTGAGCGTAGGTTACCACGTCTTCAAATAACTTCCGGCCGGAGAGATTTTTCAAAGGCATATTGCAAACTCCATGCAAAGGACCGCCTTGAAGACAGCGCGGCCCCTTTCATAAGTAAAAATGTCAAAAGGCAGGGTGCTGAGTTGAAAAAAAAATGGTCCGCTCAAGTGCAGTCAATCCGGCGCTAGAGTCTCAAATAGCTCCTCATCCAAAGGTATCCCGGTATTGATTCGCACCTTATCATTCGGCTTGCATTACCGACAGCATGTTCAAGTCCGGCACCGCATTAAGAACCTGGCCGATGTTTTCAGCGATTTCCAGGGCTGAAGGCAGGCCTTTTTTCTGGAAGTATCCATCGGCCACGGTCATCTTGAATTCATAAACCTTGCCTCCCCCCACGCCGCCGTGAGCGCCGATAACGCGTCCATTCAAATCCTTGGCCAGGTCAGAAGCCAGAAAGACCACCACAGGCGCTATGGCATCAGGGGAGAGCATCTCCTCGGTTATATCCTTAAACCCAGGCAGATCAGCGGTCATGCGGGTATAGGCATTCGGGCAGACAGCATGAACCCTGATGCCGTATCGTGCCAGTTCCATGGCCGCGATCTTGGTAAAGGCGTACATTCCGGCCTTGGCCAGCCCGTAATTAATCTGGCCAAAATTGCCAATTAAGCCGGACATGGAGGTCGTATTGATGATAACTCCCCCCTCATTTTGAATTCTCATTTTCCTGGCCGCGGCTCTGGCACACATGAATGTTCCTTTAGCGTGAACCTTCAACACCAGATCCCAATCCTCTTCACTCATATTCAAAAGAGTCCTGTCCCTTATGATTCCGGCGTTATTGACCAGGATATCCAGCCTTCCAAACCGGGACAGGGCCGTCCAGATCATGGCGTCAGCGCCGTCCAGGGTGCTGATGTCCGAGTAGTTAGCCGCGGCTGTCCCGCCGCTGTCATTGATTTCCTTGACAACCTCGTCGGCAACCATAGCCTCGCTGCCTGCACCGTGCAGGCTGCCGCCCAGGTCGTTAACCACCACTTTAGCTCCCTCGTTAGCCAGGGCCACAGCCTCTGATTTGCCAATTCCTCTGCCTGCACCGGTAACAATGGCTACCTTTCCGTCTAACAGTCCCATTGGTGTTCCTTCTCCTTTCTTGTTGTAAAGGCCATAATATTTATGATCTGTTAAATTTCACCTACAGGACTTCTTACCGTGAAGCACTGCTCACGTCAAGTGTCCGCCGATCTACCTTATCGCACGTTCCGTCGCTGGCAAAGACGCGACCTGCCTTCATTATAAATCCTGCCAGAGGGCCAGCACCCAGTCCCGGGCTGAAGCCATTTCAGGGGGCTCAAGTTCGAGCGTCGCGGTTCGGTTGTATCCGCGCTCTTTAAGCAGCCTAAAAATTTGAGGGAAAGGCACCTTTCCCTGACCAGGGAAAAGGTGCAGGTCGTCACGAGGACTCCCTCCGCCATGATTATCATGGATGTGAAGATGATGAATCCGCTCATAGAGGCGGTTAATGATCTCCGGCGCCGTGTTCTCAGGGTGCATGAGCATCGCGTGACCCAGGTCCACGGTCAGGCCCAGGCCCTGGTAGCGATTTAAGGGGCTTGCAAGATCGGTCCATGTTTCGCTTAAGTTCTCCAGGTTGACAAGAACGCCTGCATCCACGCCCCACTCGACAACCCGCCCCAAAAGATCTATCTTGCCTTTAATGACTTCAGGGCCTAACCGGTTAGAATCGAGCCAGAGATGAATGGTCAAGAGCGTAACGCCCAGGCGTTCAGCCGCTTCCAGGGCCAGTTTAAGCTGCGGCAGATATTCACTTTCCAGCCGGCTTAAAATCCGAGGATCACCTTCTTCCGGACCGTGGCCTAGTAAGGTTAAGCCGCGTCTCCGGGCCAGCTCTCCCCAGGCCTGTTCTTCCTCAAGGCCGCCCGGACAAGGCAAGGTGATTTCCAGAATACTGAACCCCTGAGCCAGGATTATTTCCGCGGCTTCAAGGCTGCGTGTTCGAGCACTGATTTGTATCATCGAGCCTTCCTTTTATTAATTTTTAACTTAATAAACAAATACATGTCCACATAATAATGATCCGCCGATCAAAAAAGGCAAATAAAAAAATAATTCTGTAACTCCATTATTAGCAACCTGTTTCTAAGAAGATAAAGCCGACATATTTTCAACATGAAGACCTCTACGCATGTAAGGCCTTGAAATTTATTTATTAAATTAGCAAGAATTCAATAAGGCCAGAAAGCGGCATGAAATGGGTTTCTTTGAAGCAGGCGGCGTGCAGGCTGAAGGTTTGGCCATAGGCGAGATATAAAAAATCATGAATAAAATTCTGAAGTTCCCGTTAGAGGCATACAACGGCAACCAAGCTCTTTAAAAGAATGACTCCTATCACCCGGTCTGTGAGCCTGAAATCAAAGAAAAACCTTGAGTCTAACTTCATATATGGGTAGTTTATTGAATGGATTCGGGCCAGACTTCTTGAGCCGGATGATCCCTGGGACGTAAAAAAGAACCGCCATGAATAAGCTTGCCTTAGCTCACCTTG
Coding sequences within:
- a CDS encoding nitronate monooxygenase produces the protein MIKTAITEMFKIKYPIICGAMMWIAKPKLCAAISNAGGMGNLTAANFETEQDFKNAILETRKLTDQPFMVNVTILPSVRITTEHYKMYFRVCAEEKVAGIEVSGTPIDRACGMEYVEMLKKAGVKLFHKVGAVRHAVHAEKAGYDGIYAAGIEEGGHPLNDDVTTMLLTPRIVESVSIPVVTVGGIANGKTLAAALMLGAEGVMMASRFMATKECEVHEGIKQELVDRQENDTTLIFKSIGLQGRALKNRTVGQILEIEGKDGGLEELMPLMAGERSKEAWEIGDIDAAPMMVGQSIGLIHNVPTCTELLDKMMAEAQEQLQNVYNRMQKT
- a CDS encoding SDR family oxidoreductase — translated: MGLLDGKVAIVTGAGRGIGKSEAVALANEGAKVVVNDLGGSLHGAGSEAMVADEVVKEINDSGGTAAANYSDISTLDGADAMIWTALSRFGRLDILVNNAGIIRDRTLLNMSEEDWDLVLKVHAKGTFMCARAAARKMRIQNEGGVIINTTSMSGLIGNFGQINYGLAKAGMYAFTKIAAMELARYGIRVHAVCPNAYTRMTADLPGFKDITEEMLSPDAIAPVVVFLASDLAKDLNGRVIGAHGGVGGGKVYEFKMTVADGYFQKKGLPSALEIAENIGQVLNAVPDLNMLSVMQAE
- a CDS encoding sugar phosphate isomerase/epimerase, with the protein product MIQISARTRSLEAAEIILAQGFSILEITLPCPGGLEEEQAWGELARRRGLTLLGHGPEEGDPRILSRLESEYLPQLKLALEAAERLGVTLLTIHLWLDSNRLGPEVIKGKIDLLGRVVEWGVDAGVLVNLENLSETWTDLASPLNRYQGLGLTVDLGHAMLMHPENTAPEIINRLYERIHHLHIHDNHGGGSPRDDLHLFPGQGKVPFPQIFRLLKERGYNRTATLELEPPEMASARDWVLALWQDL